One region of Fervidobacterium sp. genomic DNA includes:
- a CDS encoding 2-C-methyl-D-erythritol 4-phosphate cytidylyltransferase, which translates to MGTRFGWIKPKQFYPILGEKTIIEYLVEKFLSFDIFDKIVVISPSSYIEETKNILSKHLMLVSVVEGGDTRERSIWNGLSFLKGSAKEDDIVLIHDGARPLISKELIKANIDLCVNLGAVVTSVVSTDTLSYSENGESIDKVVERNKVRLHQTPQTFKFGIVKTAMERNFQRLDTFSDDASVVLASGYKVYYIEGHRLNIKITTQDDLDILRYIINKGGRSV; encoded by the coding sequence ATGGGTACCCGATTTGGCTGGATAAAACCCAAACAATTTTATCCAATACTTGGTGAAAAGACTATTATCGAGTATCTCGTTGAAAAATTTCTTTCGTTTGATATCTTTGATAAAATTGTGGTAATCTCACCTTCAAGTTACATTGAAGAAACAAAAAATATTCTATCGAAACATTTGATGTTAGTAAGCGTAGTTGAAGGAGGTGATACAAGAGAACGGTCGATATGGAACGGTCTGTCTTTTTTAAAAGGTAGTGCAAAAGAAGACGATATAGTTCTAATCCATGACGGAGCACGGCCGTTGATTAGTAAAGAATTAATAAAGGCAAACATTGACTTGTGCGTTAATTTAGGGGCTGTGGTAACTTCCGTTGTCTCGACTGATACGTTGAGTTATTCCGAAAATGGTGAATCAATAGACAAGGTTGTTGAAAGAAATAAAGTACGTTTGCACCAAACACCGCAAACTTTCAAATTTGGAATAGTAAAAACAGCTATGGAAAGGAATTTTCAAAGACTGGACACATTTTCAGATGATGCATCAGTAGTACTTGCAAGCGGTTACAAAGTTTATTATATCGAAGGACACAGATTAAACATCAAAATAACGACACAAGATGACTTAGACATACTTCGGTACATAATAAACAAAGGAGGGAGATCTGTCTGA
- a CDS encoding flippase-like domain-containing protein: protein MINIIIALAIGLSIINIVGIFFAKQNPFKAILSFPIKIIPVLIFLLSVDYVVHALRLMVVVKSMGYKISFFQALENVFFNIYFSFVTPMSIGGQPFQIYHLSKIGVSSYDATNIAISRMFIGILVVFAIDVTLISRVIGILRGTVGLTFVLLGFLVTLVISLAGFFAFMNKKFLFGVFKFINKLTKSQKLKDKEKAAIEWIDKMSTSTKTLFFKNYWALIIDFALGVLTSLITPLQLKLCIEAISNTEIPLSFIWGILMMLNTIVYYIPTPGSSGGIEGFYQLVFSHFYDTRSAMTGILVYRVITYYLIVFVGTILIWKFARFREDTNISSTKI, encoded by the coding sequence TTGATAAACATAATAATAGCACTAGCAATTGGACTGTCTATAATCAATATAGTTGGTATCTTCTTTGCTAAGCAAAATCCGTTTAAAGCTATTTTGTCCTTTCCAATTAAAATTATTCCAGTGCTAATTTTTTTATTGTCTGTTGACTACGTTGTTCATGCGTTAAGGTTGATGGTCGTAGTCAAAAGCATGGGCTATAAAATAAGCTTTTTTCAAGCACTTGAAAATGTGTTTTTCAACATTTACTTTTCCTTTGTAACCCCTATGTCAATTGGTGGACAACCTTTTCAGATATATCATCTTTCAAAAATCGGTGTTTCAAGTTACGATGCAACAAACATAGCTATAAGCAGGATGTTTATCGGAATTTTGGTTGTCTTTGCGATTGACGTCACACTCATAAGTAGGGTAATTGGGATTCTTAGAGGTACAGTTGGGTTAACATTTGTACTACTCGGTTTTTTGGTAACCTTGGTGATAAGTCTCGCTGGATTTTTTGCATTTATGAACAAAAAGTTTTTGTTTGGTGTATTCAAATTTATAAATAAACTGACAAAATCACAAAAGCTTAAAGATAAAGAAAAAGCAGCGATAGAGTGGATAGATAAAATGAGTACATCCACTAAGACTTTGTTCTTTAAAAATTACTGGGCGCTTATAATTGATTTTGCATTGGGTGTCTTGACATCGTTAATTACCCCTTTACAACTGAAACTATGTATAGAAGCCATTTCAAATACTGAAATACCGTTAAGTTTTATATGGGGGATTTTGATGATGTTGAATACCATTGTGTATTACATTCCTACTCCAGGTTCAAGCGGAGGTATTGAAGGTTTCTATCAACTTGTGTTTTCACATTTTTATGATACAAGATCTGCGATGACTGGTATATTGGTGTACAGAGTCATAACTTATTACCTTATAGTATTCGTAGGCACGATTCTTATTTGGAAATTTGCACGGTTCAGAGAAGACACGAATATTTCATCTACTAAAATTTAA
- a CDS encoding metallophosphoesterase — MNSKSPWLILSDSHDNIPKIKKIIDIAVGKNVSRIIHLGDIVSPFIAPYLLVEGIEFTGIFGNNDGERVFLIQKFQNKLHNGPYEKQVDNYRLFLMHEPYALLPAVKSQLYDFVFYGHTHQMDIRTEGRTLVINPGESCGYLTGKATAILLEPSTREYEIIEA; from the coding sequence ATGAATTCAAAAAGTCCATGGCTTATACTAAGTGATTCACATGATAATATACCAAAAATCAAAAAGATAATAGATATAGCCGTCGGTAAAAATGTAAGCAGAATAATCCATCTTGGTGATATAGTTTCTCCTTTTATTGCTCCTTATCTACTTGTAGAAGGTATAGAATTTACCGGTATTTTTGGAAACAACGATGGAGAAAGAGTGTTTTTAATCCAAAAATTTCAGAATAAACTCCACAATGGTCCGTACGAAAAACAGGTAGATAACTATCGCTTGTTCTTAATGCATGAACCATATGCACTACTACCAGCGGTGAAATCACAACTTTACGACTTTGTATTTTACGGTCACACCCATCAAATGGATATAAGAACGGAAGGAAGAACGTTAGTTATAAATCCTGGTGAATCGTGTGGTTATCTTACAGGGAAGGCAACAGCAATCTTATTGGAACCATCTACCAGAG